The proteins below come from a single Methanospirillum lacunae genomic window:
- a CDS encoding FumA C-terminus/TtdB family hydratase beta subunit yields the protein MTSPDSIDLKTPLGDEVLSLHAGDLVTLTGNVYTARDEAHLRMKTDGIPFDPKGAVIYHCGPVVQNNKIVVAGPTTSARMNPLTGFVLDAGVKGLIGKGGMSPEVRDQLKDRAVYFAFTGGCANLAAARMDLQGVFFEDLGMAEAIWQIRLDHLPLVVAMDAHGGDLFAAVEKSAHEVFQRAYPTCTGTRR from the coding sequence ATGACTTCTCCTGATTCGATAGATCTGAAGACTCCGCTTGGCGATGAAGTTCTTTCTCTTCATGCTGGTGACCTCGTCACACTCACCGGGAATGTCTACACTGCCCGTGATGAAGCCCATCTGCGAATGAAAACAGATGGAATTCCATTTGATCCTAAAGGGGCAGTCATTTATCACTGTGGTCCGGTTGTGCAGAACAACAAGATTGTGGTTGCCGGCCCGACGACATCAGCCAGGATGAATCCTCTGACCGGGTTTGTCCTTGATGCCGGTGTCAAAGGGCTCATTGGAAAAGGTGGGATGTCACCTGAGGTCAGGGATCAGTTGAAGGACCGGGCTGTGTATTTCGCTTTTACTGGTGGATGTGCAAATCTTGCGGCAGCCAGGATGGATCTTCAGGGAGTCTTTTTTGAAGATCTCGGGATGGCAGAAGCGATCTGGCAGATCAGACTGGATCATCTCCCACTCGTGGTGGCAATGGATGCACACGGAGGAGATCTGTTTGCTGCCGTTGAGAAGTCCGCACATGAAGTATTTCAGCGTGCGTACCCAACTTGTACGGGAACCCGACGATGA
- a CDS encoding 2-oxoacid:acceptor oxidoreductase subunit alpha yields the protein MTRLEFMQGNIACAEGALAADCTFFAGYPITPSTEVAEHMAAKLPKRNGCFIQMEDEIASMAAIIGAAWTGVRAMTATSGPGFSLMMENIGYAVMSETPCVLVNVQRGGPSTGQPTMAAQGDMMQVRFGSHGDFSIIALSPSTVQECFELTAKAFNLADQFRCPVFVMADEVIGHMRERITIPDSVPVVRAKPLKDDMLPFAPEEDLIPGFAAFGTGRKIPVTGLTHNEKGYPDSTHPARHDSLVRRLVNKIENARHSIADYEIVNQDAEYVFVCYGSPVRTVQEVVQRAKTPGTGYLKLKIVWPFPEDLLARFPNVKAFIVPELNLGMISREIERHVCVPVISAGKIGGDLHTPDELIAIVEKLRGGGGI from the coding sequence TTGACCCGGCTTGAATTTATGCAGGGAAACATTGCCTGTGCAGAAGGAGCCCTGGCTGCTGACTGCACATTCTTTGCCGGTTATCCTATCACCCCTTCCACTGAAGTAGCAGAGCATATGGCAGCAAAGTTGCCAAAAAGAAACGGATGCTTCATTCAGATGGAGGATGAGATTGCAAGCATGGCTGCAATCATTGGTGCTGCATGGACCGGTGTCAGGGCCATGACTGCAACTTCAGGCCCCGGTTTTTCACTCATGATGGAGAATATCGGGTATGCGGTAATGTCAGAAACACCCTGTGTGCTCGTCAACGTACAACGTGGAGGACCGTCAACCGGTCAGCCGACCATGGCAGCTCAGGGTGACATGATGCAGGTTCGGTTTGGCTCTCACGGAGATTTCAGCATCATTGCTCTCTCCCCGTCAACAGTGCAGGAGTGTTTTGAACTGACGGCAAAGGCGTTCAACCTGGCAGATCAATTCAGATGCCCTGTCTTTGTCATGGCTGATGAGGTTATCGGCCACATGCGTGAGAGGATCACAATCCCGGACAGTGTACCGGTTGTGAGAGCAAAACCCCTAAAAGATGACATGCTCCCCTTTGCACCTGAAGAAGATCTCATCCCCGGGTTTGCCGCGTTCGGAACTGGAAGAAAGATTCCGGTTACTGGTCTGACCCATAATGAGAAAGGATATCCTGACTCTACACATCCTGCCCGTCATGATTCCCTTGTCAGAAGACTGGTAAATAAAATAGAGAATGCCCGTCATTCAATAGCAGACTATGAGATCGTCAATCAAGATGCTGAATATGTCTTTGTCTGTTATGGTTCTCCGGTAAGAACCGTGCAGGAGGTAGTTCAGCGTGCAAAGACTCCTGGAACCGGATATCTCAAGCTCAAAATAGTATGGCCGTTTCCTGAAGATCTTCTGGCCCGGTTTCCGAATGTAAAAGCCTTCATCGTTCCTGAACTCAACCTCGGCATGATCTCACGTGAGATCGAACGTCATGTCTGTGTCCCTGTTATTTCAGCAGGTAAAATTGGTGGGGATCTTCATACGCCAGATGAACTCATCGCAATCGTGGAAAAGCTTCGAGGAGGAGGCGGTATATGA
- a CDS encoding fumarate hydratase, translated as MSSPVPPDLSDRIAAATANAIRIAEITLPPDVLERIVAASEDETSPVARRELMHILENIRLADERQAPICQDTGIPVIYLTLPPQIPFSSEIVDAVRKGVREATVTIPLRPNLVDPITRHNTGTNTSADMPAVHILPGDRMQVTVLPKGAGSENVSRLKMFTPTEKDRIPEFIVETALLAGGRPCPPIILGVGIGGTFDGAASLAKEALLEPLDQMTPEEMEICQKVNDLGIGPMGLGGKTTCLGVKIKSAGCHTASLPVAVNIQCWAARRATVEVPLS; from the coding sequence ATGTCATCGCCGGTTCCTCCTGATCTTTCTGACCGAATTGCGGCGGCAACAGCCAACGCGATCCGAATCGCTGAGATCACTCTGCCACCTGATGTTCTTGAACGGATAGTCGCAGCATCAGAGGATGAGACAAGTCCTGTTGCCAGAAGGGAACTCATGCATATTCTAGAAAATATCAGGCTTGCAGATGAGAGGCAGGCACCTATCTGTCAGGATACCGGAATACCTGTCATTTATCTTACTCTCCCTCCCCAGATTCCTTTTAGTTCTGAAATCGTTGATGCTGTACGCAAAGGTGTCAGGGAAGCAACAGTAACAATTCCCCTCAGACCTAACCTCGTCGATCCCATTACCCGACACAACACTGGAACCAATACCAGTGCAGACATGCCTGCAGTTCATATTCTTCCCGGTGACCGGATGCAGGTGACCGTACTTCCTAAAGGAGCAGGTTCAGAAAATGTCTCACGCCTTAAGATGTTCACTCCTACAGAGAAAGATCGGATTCCAGAGTTTATTGTTGAAACCGCTCTCCTTGCAGGTGGAAGACCCTGCCCCCCGATCATATTGGGAGTAGGCATAGGGGGCACCTTTGATGGTGCAGCATCTCTTGCCAAAGAAGCATTACTGGAGCCACTAGATCAGATGACTCCTGAAGAAATGGAAATTTGTCAGAAAGTGAACGATCTCGGTATTGGTCCAATGGGCCTTGGCGGGAAGACCACTTGTCTTGGAGTAAAAATAAAGTCAGCCGGCTGTCATACTGCCTCACTACCGGTTGCAGTAAACATACAGTGCTGGGCTGCCAGGCGTGCCACGGTGGAGGTGCCCCTTTCATGA
- a CDS encoding 50S ribosomal protein L16 yields MVRKPNCMYRKLAKKAYTRKEYMGGIPGIKVVQFDMGNLTAEFPMSVHLIVDESCQIRHSALEAARMSINRKLNKDLGRSNYHLKLRTYPHHVLRENKQATGAGADRVSQGMRLAFGKAVGTAARVIPGQKIYTCYANPQNIEKVKDALRHGGHKLPSPTHLEIDIKDEA; encoded by the coding sequence ATGGTCAGAAAGCCAAACTGCATGTACAGGAAACTCGCAAAGAAGGCGTACACCCGTAAGGAATACATGGGTGGTATCCCTGGTATCAAGGTTGTTCAATTCGATATGGGCAACCTTACCGCCGAGTTTCCGATGTCTGTCCACCTAATCGTGGATGAGAGTTGCCAGATACGCCACTCTGCTCTTGAAGCAGCACGTATGAGCATAAACAGGAAGTTGAACAAGGACCTTGGAAGGAGCAACTATCATCTGAAGCTGCGCACCTATCCACACCATGTCCTGCGTGAGAACAAGCAGGCAACCGGGGCAGGTGCAGACCGTGTTTCACAGGGTATGCGCTTAGCTTTTGGAAAGGCTGTCGGAACTGCAGCACGTGTGATTCCAGGCCAGAAGATCTACACCTGTTACGCAAATCCGCAGAACATTGAAAAAGTAAAGGATGCCCTCCGTCATGGTGGCCACAAGCTCCCGTCCCCGACTCACCTTGAGATCGATATCAAGGACGAAGCCTGA
- the gatD gene encoding Glu-tRNA(Gln) amidotransferase subunit GatD, with the protein MSTKESTFVTGDLVNCRIGESKTEGSFITCRDGMAVVKLESGYNIGVPEGDCSLISRPEIMESAEPAEAEQNQNLPQVTIVSTGGTIASKIDYRTGAVTSQFRATDILHAIPGLASIARFRAIQLCNILSENMTPAIWQQLARAIYEEIKGGAEGVIVTHGTDTMAYSAAAISFMVQTPVPIIFVGSQRSADRPSSDNLMNGLCAAKTAISELGEVAVVMHANTSDDICAIHRGTRVRKMHTSRRDAFQSHGTHPIGIVAYPDLTVSLSPEAMKRGSRSLTLADNLEEQCALITYYPGMDPAILSAYTGYKGIVLSGTGLGHVSSRFIERLSDLIRDGMTVVMTSQCLNGRVCDRVYDTGRDLLSIGVIEGEDMLPEAALVKLMWVLGNATSPEQAREMIQESLVGEIDRRSVA; encoded by the coding sequence ATGAGTACAAAAGAGAGTACGTTTGTAACCGGGGATCTGGTAAATTGCAGAATAGGGGAATCCAAGACGGAAGGATCATTTATCACCTGCCGCGATGGGATGGCTGTTGTAAAACTGGAATCAGGATATAACATCGGGGTCCCTGAAGGAGATTGTTCACTCATTTCCAGGCCAGAAATTATGGAATCTGCTGAACCTGCAGAAGCAGAACAGAATCAGAATCTGCCCCAGGTTACAATTGTATCAACCGGAGGAACGATCGCAAGCAAGATCGATTACCGGACAGGTGCTGTTACCAGCCAGTTCAGGGCTACCGATATCCTCCACGCAATACCTGGCCTCGCATCAATAGCCCGGTTCCGGGCCATCCAACTCTGCAATATCCTGTCTGAAAATATGACTCCAGCGATCTGGCAACAACTTGCCAGGGCAATTTATGAGGAGATCAAAGGGGGCGCAGAAGGAGTAATTGTTACACATGGAACTGATACCATGGCATACAGTGCAGCCGCGATCAGTTTCATGGTTCAGACACCGGTTCCAATCATCTTTGTTGGCTCTCAGAGATCTGCAGACAGACCAAGCAGTGATAACCTGATGAACGGTCTTTGCGCTGCAAAAACTGCTATCTCTGAACTCGGAGAAGTGGCAGTCGTCATGCACGCAAACACCAGCGATGATATTTGTGCCATTCACCGTGGAACCCGGGTCAGAAAGATGCACACCTCCAGGCGTGATGCATTTCAGAGTCATGGGACTCATCCCATCGGAATTGTAGCATATCCTGATCTCACCGTCTCCCTCTCACCGGAAGCAATGAAAAGAGGGAGCCGGAGCCTTACCCTCGCGGATAACCTGGAAGAGCAGTGTGCACTCATTACGTATTATCCGGGCATGGATCCAGCAATCCTTTCAGCCTATACCGGATACAAAGGAATTGTTCTTTCCGGAACCGGCCTTGGACATGTAAGTAGCCGATTTATCGAGCGACTTTCTGACCTGATCAGAGACGGAATGACGGTTGTCATGACGTCACAATGCCTGAACGGGAGAGTCTGTGACCGGGTATACGACACTGGCCGGGATCTCCTCTCGATTGGTGTTATCGAAGGAGAGGATATGCTGCCCGAAGCTGCACTGGTAAAACTCATGTGGGTACTGGGAAATGCCACATCCCCTGAACAGGCGAGGGAGATGATCCAGGAGAGTCTGGTTGGTGAGATTGACAGGAGGTCTGTAGCATGA
- a CDS encoding 4Fe-4S dicluster domain-containing protein, which translates to MKLEIDESRCKGCNLCTMVCPYRIYQPGKVPNRRGIYVPHLDRPERCPNCRLQQLYGRRLCGVCALMCPDQAIRWVKEKPYEPQKVVIEY; encoded by the coding sequence ATGAAACTCGAGATTGACGAGTCCCGGTGCAAGGGGTGCAATCTTTGCACGATGGTCTGTCCGTACCGGATCTATCAGCCGGGAAAAGTACCGAACCGCCGGGGGATTTATGTCCCTCATCTGGATCGGCCGGAGCGATGTCCGAACTGTCGCCTTCAGCAATTATATGGAAGAAGACTCTGCGGTGTCTGCGCATTGATGTGTCCGGATCAGGCGATTCGGTGGGTGAAAGAAAAACCGTATGAACCTCAAAAAGTGGTGATTGAGTATTGA
- a CDS encoding ABC transporter ATP-binding protein — translation MGNVEISEITRQFTRDDGLSVQAIGGVSLSIADDEFVSFVGPSGCGKTTLLRIIAGLDQATSGSVLVDGNQISGPSPRVGMVFQEYSLFPWRNILDNVAFGPEMRGLSKVKRYELARKYISLVGLNQFEKSYPYELSGGMRQRVAIARALANDPDLLLMDEPFGALDAQTRNKMQSELLDIWGRSKKTILFVTHSVDEAVFLSDRIVVMSPRPGKIRSVVKVTIPRPRDRTAPEFGNLRRDVLGLIEEQSRQAND, via the coding sequence ATGGGAAACGTCGAGATATCAGAGATAACAAGGCAGTTCACCCGTGATGACGGACTCTCTGTCCAGGCTATCGGTGGTGTCAGCCTTTCAATCGCTGATGATGAATTTGTCTCGTTTGTAGGTCCTTCGGGTTGTGGGAAGACCACCCTTTTGAGAATCATTGCGGGGCTGGATCAGGCCACTTCTGGTTCTGTACTGGTTGATGGCAACCAGATTTCTGGTCCGAGTCCCAGGGTCGGGATGGTGTTTCAGGAGTACTCGCTCTTCCCCTGGCGAAATATTCTTGATAATGTGGCATTTGGGCCGGAGATGCGTGGACTCTCAAAGGTTAAACGGTATGAACTTGCGCGCAAGTACATATCACTTGTTGGCCTCAACCAGTTTGAGAAGAGTTACCCCTATGAACTCTCAGGAGGAATGCGCCAACGTGTTGCTATTGCCCGTGCACTTGCAAATGATCCTGATCTGCTCCTTATGGATGAACCGTTTGGAGCACTAGATGCACAGACCCGAAATAAGATGCAGTCTGAACTCCTGGATATCTGGGGAAGATCAAAGAAGACGATCCTCTTTGTCACACATAGTGTGGATGAAGCTGTCTTCCTCTCTGACAGGATTGTAGTAATGAGTCCAAGACCGGGGAAGATTCGTTCAGTCGTCAAGGTAACAATCCCACGCCCAAGGGATCGGACTGCACCGGAGTTTGGGAACCTGAGGCGTGATGTCCTTGGCCTTATCGAGGAACAGTCTCGTCAGGCAAATGATTAA
- the argH gene encoding argininosuccinate lyase: MKDVIRQGRLGGERTHDIESFLSSMEADRFIAEPDLLVDMAHLLMLVRQKIVTEEIASALMKPLLRMYQEGVPTDAFDEQYEDIHAGIESGLTREAGSEAGGRLHIGRSRNDEVATCIRIKTRSEIFDQLHALIRLRRVLITRAREFRDTIMPGFTHLQHAQPTTLAHHLLAYEQAFGRDFSRLSDSLARVNLSPLGAAAFASTGYPIDRKMTADLLGFDGIVLNTMDAVAGRDTAGEILAADTILLTTLSRFCEELVIWSSAFVRFVDLNEIYCSTSSIMPQKKNPDVAEILRSRAGSLLGEFVSAITITKGLPMSYNRDLQDLNPHLWRGITGIRRDIDLLAGMIRTARFETERMAEEAGKGFSTATEVADQLVREFDIPFRTAHHIVGHAVRKGTMDLNTLDEAAIEVTGVSLSSRGLTQIIIDTALDPAVGVNIRRWPGGPAHSATEQAIIERERVLADDETELIERVSRVEEAISRLIKEAKRIAES; encoded by the coding sequence ATGAAGGATGTGATAAGACAGGGCCGTCTCGGGGGAGAGAGGACACATGATATTGAATCGTTCCTCTCATCAATGGAAGCAGACCGGTTCATTGCAGAACCGGACCTCCTGGTTGATATGGCACATCTCCTCATGCTTGTCAGGCAGAAAATTGTCACAGAGGAGATAGCATCAGCCCTGATGAAGCCTCTGCTTAGGATGTACCAGGAAGGTGTCCCAACCGATGCATTTGACGAGCAGTATGAAGACATTCACGCAGGGATCGAATCCGGGCTTACCAGAGAGGCCGGCTCAGAGGCAGGAGGAAGACTACACATCGGGAGATCACGTAACGACGAGGTTGCCACCTGTATCAGGATCAAAACACGGAGTGAGATATTTGATCAGCTTCATGCCCTCATCAGGCTCCGTAGAGTACTCATCACTCGTGCACGTGAATTTCGTGATACAATCATGCCGGGATTTACTCATCTTCAGCATGCCCAGCCCACTACGCTGGCTCATCATCTCCTTGCTTATGAGCAGGCATTTGGGCGTGATTTCTCCCGCCTGTCAGATTCACTTGCACGGGTGAACCTGTCTCCGTTAGGTGCTGCTGCTTTTGCATCAACCGGATATCCTATTGATCGGAAGATGACAGCAGACCTTCTCGGTTTTGACGGTATTGTTCTGAACACCATGGATGCTGTCGCCGGACGTGATACAGCAGGGGAGATTCTTGCTGCTGATACGATCCTCCTCACCACCCTTTCCCGGTTTTGTGAGGAACTCGTTATATGGAGTTCTGCCTTTGTAAGATTTGTTGATTTGAATGAGATATACTGCTCAACCAGTTCTATCATGCCTCAAAAGAAGAATCCTGACGTTGCTGAGATCCTCAGATCACGAGCAGGAAGCCTCCTGGGGGAGTTCGTGTCAGCAATCACGATCACCAAAGGTCTCCCCATGTCATATAATCGCGACCTGCAGGATCTGAACCCCCACCTCTGGAGGGGCATCACCGGAATCAGGCGTGATATCGATCTGTTAGCCGGAATGATAAGGACTGCCCGGTTTGAGACTGAACGGATGGCAGAAGAGGCAGGAAAAGGCTTTTCAACGGCAACTGAGGTTGCGGATCAGTTAGTGAGAGAGTTTGATATTCCATTTAGAACTGCACATCATATCGTTGGTCATGCAGTTCGTAAGGGAACAATGGATCTGAATACCCTTGATGAAGCAGCCATTGAAGTGACCGGGGTCAGTCTCTCATCCCGCGGTCTCACCCAGATAATTATAGATACTGCTCTGGACCCTGCTGTCGGAGTAAATATCAGAAGATGGCCGGGTGGTCCGGCTCACTCGGCAACAGAACAAGCAATTATTGAACGGGAAAGGGTACTGGCAGACGATGAGACTGAACTCATTGAAAGAGTGTCAAGAGTAGAAGAGGCGATATCCCGCCTCATCAAGGAAGCGAAGAGGATAGCAGAGTCATGA
- a CDS encoding ABC transporter permease, whose protein sequence is MGTNTSPGKRSPVWLVISLAAAIIFWQVVADYVVRNKFILPSATDTFAAFLQLWAGGTIWVDIWTSLMHFAIGLFLALAIGVPIGICIGWFEKVNRLLDPLIEIIRPIPPLAWIPFAIVWFGLTDFSAGFVIFIGSVFPILINTYEGFRSVPRVFVEAGRMLGCTSSLSLIRYIALPAALPHLAAGFRIASGVAWMCLVAAEMFGVSRFGLGQKIWWYYNLHQMDSVLVYMLLLGFIGLFIDYLFRYGIDHSLLRWRVGEVN, encoded by the coding sequence ATGGGTACAAACACATCGCCAGGGAAACGTTCACCAGTCTGGCTGGTGATCTCGCTCGCAGCTGCAATCATCTTCTGGCAGGTAGTTGCAGATTATGTCGTCAGGAACAAGTTCATACTGCCTTCTGCTACTGACACTTTTGCGGCTTTTCTCCAGCTTTGGGCAGGTGGAACAATATGGGTGGATATCTGGACCAGCCTGATGCATTTTGCCATTGGTCTTTTTCTTGCCCTTGCAATCGGGGTTCCGATCGGTATTTGTATCGGGTGGTTTGAGAAGGTCAACCGGTTGCTTGATCCCCTTATTGAAATCATCCGTCCGATTCCACCTCTTGCCTGGATCCCGTTTGCTATTGTATGGTTCGGGCTCACTGATTTCTCCGCGGGTTTTGTCATATTTATCGGGTCCGTTTTTCCAATTCTTATCAATACATATGAGGGATTCAGAAGTGTTCCAAGAGTCTTTGTAGAAGCTGGAAGAATGCTTGGCTGCACCAGTAGCCTCTCTCTTATCAGGTACATAGCTCTCCCAGCCGCACTGCCTCATCTTGCTGCGGGTTTCAGAATAGCATCTGGTGTAGCATGGATGTGCCTAGTAGCAGCAGAGATGTTTGGAGTATCCCGGTTTGGGCTTGGTCAGAAGATCTGGTGGTATTACAATCTTCACCAGATGGACAGTGTTCTTGTATACATGTTACTTCTCGGGTTCATTGGTCTCTTTATCGATTATCTCTTCAGATATGGGATTGACCACAGTCTTCTACGCTGGCGTGTCGGGGAGGTAAACTAA
- the gatE gene encoding Glu-tRNA(Gln) amidotransferase subunit GatE, translating into MTQLPTDYEGLGLIAGLEIHQQLNTKTKLFCRCPTTIREADEASGEFFRYLRATRSELGELDRAAEEEMMQVRRFRYLQYDSTCLVENDEEPPTPLNREALDIVLTIAKLTGMSPVPEIHTMRKLVIDGSNTSGFQRTALVALHGHLPSGSIIETVCLEEEAAQRLEDATFSLDRLGIPLIEITTAPCLHTPEAVQETAALIGMYLRSTGRVKRGIGTIRQDVNVSIRDGGRVEIKGVQELDLLAEVVRREVRRQVELLAIRDELIARGATVETEPVDVTHLFKESGSKILKKAKKILAIRLNGFAGLVGREIQPGRRLGSEMSDYAKKCGVGGLFHTDELPAYGVTEEEVKTLKSALSAKVDDCVIIVADTPEKCRCAIKQIIRRANLAFEGIPKETRKMLDEGSTAYMRPLPGAARMYPETDVLPVRITNEDWEKLNLPELLIDKIERYMRDYRFDREVARQIAYSERSLAFEEAVTAGIKASIAERAFNSTLRELSRDGVNVDAVSDVSIRNVLNAIQEGKAAKEAMPSLLTAIAEGKNLEEALSTLAPAVSASDLDGIVKRVVEERIGFVREKGASAAGPLMGVVMKEVRGSVDGKAVSQALQAAIAKVLNV; encoded by the coding sequence ATGACTCAATTACCAACAGATTACGAAGGACTCGGCCTCATTGCTGGTTTGGAGATCCACCAGCAGCTCAATACAAAAACAAAACTGTTCTGCCGGTGTCCTACGACAATACGGGAGGCAGACGAAGCGAGTGGCGAATTCTTCCGGTATCTGCGGGCAACCAGATCAGAACTTGGAGAACTTGACCGCGCAGCCGAAGAAGAGATGATGCAGGTCAGGCGTTTTCGGTACCTTCAGTATGATAGTACCTGCCTGGTTGAGAATGATGAGGAGCCACCAACCCCACTTAACAGGGAAGCTCTGGATATCGTTCTGACAATTGCTAAACTCACCGGCATGTCACCGGTTCCTGAGATCCACACGATGCGCAAACTTGTCATCGATGGATCCAATACATCAGGGTTTCAGCGGACAGCCCTTGTTGCATTACATGGGCACCTTCCATCGGGATCGATTATCGAGACTGTCTGTCTCGAGGAGGAAGCAGCCCAGCGGCTTGAAGATGCAACTTTCTCATTAGATCGTCTCGGCATCCCTCTGATCGAGATTACAACTGCACCCTGCCTGCACACTCCGGAGGCAGTTCAGGAGACTGCAGCACTTATTGGAATGTATCTCAGATCAACCGGACGGGTAAAGAGGGGTATCGGAACCATCAGGCAGGATGTCAATGTCTCGATCCGTGACGGAGGCCGTGTTGAGATCAAGGGAGTCCAGGAGCTCGACCTCCTCGCTGAAGTTGTCAGGCGTGAAGTGAGACGTCAGGTTGAACTTCTTGCAATCAGGGACGAACTCATTGCCCGTGGGGCAACAGTTGAGACTGAACCGGTTGACGTGACACATCTCTTCAAAGAGAGTGGGAGTAAGATTCTGAAGAAAGCAAAGAAGATCCTTGCCATCAGACTCAATGGGTTTGCAGGACTTGTAGGCAGAGAGATCCAGCCGGGAAGACGTCTTGGCAGCGAGATGTCTGATTACGCTAAGAAATGTGGTGTCGGCGGTCTCTTCCATACCGATGAACTACCAGCCTACGGTGTTACGGAAGAAGAAGTAAAAACGCTTAAGAGCGCCCTTTCAGCAAAGGTTGATGACTGTGTGATCATCGTTGCAGACACACCAGAAAAATGCAGGTGTGCAATCAAGCAGATTATCAGGCGCGCAAACCTCGCATTTGAGGGTATTCCCAAGGAAACACGAAAAATGCTTGACGAGGGATCCACAGCTTACATGCGTCCTCTCCCGGGTGCTGCGCGCATGTACCCCGAGACAGATGTGCTTCCAGTCAGGATCACAAATGAGGACTGGGAGAAATTGAACCTTCCAGAACTCCTCATTGATAAAATCGAACGGTACATGCGTGATTACAGGTTTGACAGAGAAGTAGCCAGACAGATTGCATACTCAGAGCGATCACTTGCTTTTGAAGAGGCTGTAACTGCCGGTATCAAGGCGAGTATTGCTGAACGTGCATTCAATTCAACACTGCGAGAACTGAGCAGAGATGGAGTGAATGTTGATGCAGTGAGTGATGTTTCAATCAGGAATGTTCTGAACGCGATTCAGGAAGGTAAGGCTGCCAAGGAAGCAATGCCATCATTACTGACTGCCATTGCCGAAGGAAAAAATCTTGAGGAAGCTCTTTCGACCCTTGCACCAGCAGTCTCTGCATCAGATCTTGATGGAATTGTAAAGCGAGTTGTTGAAGAAAGGATCGGATTTGTCAGGGAGAAGGGAGCATCTGCTGCTGGCCCACTGATGGGCGTTGTCATGAAAGAGGTCAGGGGGTCTGTTGACGGAAAAGCAGTGAGTCAGGCACTCCAGGCTGCCATTGCAAAAGTTCTGAATGTATAA
- a CDS encoding ABC transporter substrate-binding protein codes for MMKRTFALLVVLALMAGMVFLCGCTSAPQKNETAAKETTAPVKADTTQAPAKAAQSGPKTVLNIGYQPSTHQMAFMTAYSKGMYNESLSAAGIKEVKPFNFPTGAPEMQAMLAGDLDFAYTGSAPFVTAVATGLDAKIIGAVQTQGSDLVLRNGLNYTKPSDLKGLKIATFPAGTIQDTILRTWLKEQGLDDTKDVEIVAMGPGDATTAIIAGKVDAAFLPAPSPTTVEDAGAGKIIVHSGQMAPGHACCVLVASGDMIRNHPDIVQAVLSVHQNATEFNKKNSAEAAGYMASMTGMNASTITRSLKEWDGEWVSDPEIITKSVAGYATEQQALGYIKKNVTEQDLFDTSFWKKITQ; via the coding sequence ATGATGAAGCGAACATTCGCCCTTCTCGTCGTTCTTGCTCTTATGGCAGGAATGGTATTCCTCTGCGGCTGCACTTCAGCACCGCAGAAGAATGAAACAGCAGCAAAAGAAACAACCGCTCCGGTAAAGGCTGATACCACCCAGGCACCTGCAAAGGCAGCACAGTCAGGACCGAAGACGGTCCTGAATATCGGGTACCAGCCAAGTACTCACCAGATGGCATTCATGACAGCCTACAGTAAAGGCATGTACAATGAGTCCCTATCTGCAGCAGGCATCAAAGAAGTAAAACCATTCAACTTCCCGACTGGTGCCCCGGAGATGCAGGCAATGCTCGCTGGTGATCTTGATTTCGCCTATACCGGTTCAGCTCCGTTCGTGACTGCTGTTGCCACCGGTCTGGATGCTAAGATTATTGGAGCCGTACAGACCCAGGGATCTGATCTGGTACTGCGTAACGGTCTGAACTATACAAAGCCGTCTGACCTGAAAGGCCTCAAGATCGCAACATTCCCCGCAGGAACCATTCAGGATACCATCCTTCGGACCTGGCTGAAAGAACAGGGTCTTGATGACACCAAGGATGTCGAGATCGTAGCAATGGGGCCAGGAGATGCAACTACCGCAATCATCGCTGGTAAAGTTGATGCTGCGTTCCTTCCGGCACCTTCCCCGACAACTGTTGAGGATGCAGGAGCGGGCAAGATCATTGTTCACTCTGGACAGATGGCTCCAGGTCATGCATGCTGTGTCCTTGTGGCAAGCGGTGACATGATTCGAAATCACCCGGATATTGTCCAGGCAGTACTCTCTGTTCACCAGAATGCAACAGAATTCAACAAGAAGAACAGTGCAGAAGCAGCCGGGTACATGGCATCAATGACCGGTATGAATGCCTCAACCATCACACGCTCACTTAAGGAGTGGGATGGGGAGTGGGTTTCTGATCCAGAAATCATCACCAAGTCTGTTGCAGGGTATGCAACTGAGCAGCAGGCTCTCGGATACATCAAGAAAAATGTAACCGAACAGGATCTCTTTGACACCAGTTTCTGGAAAAAGATCACCCAGTAA